In one Pseudomonas hydrolytica genomic region, the following are encoded:
- the polA gene encoding DNA polymerase I — MSQAPLVLVDGSSYLYRAFHALPPLTTSKGMPTGAVKGVLNMLKSLRKQYPDSPFAVVFDAKGGTFRDELFAEYKANRPSMPDELRVQVEPLHASVRALGLPLLCVEGVEADDVIGTLARQAAAQQRDVVISTGDKDMAQLVCPHVTLVNTMTGSVYDIDGVKEKFGVGPELIIDYLALMGDKVDNIPGVPGVGEKTALGLLVGVGGGLDVLYANLDKVPELPIRGAKSLPAKLEEHREMAYLSYQLATIKTDVPLNIEIDSLHPGEPDQATLVQLYGELEFKAWLDELLRQNKALAAKAAVPAGDLFAEPAGLATEQASETPPMGAGDYELVLEQAQFDAWLKKLEQAELIAFDSETTSIDAQQAQLVGLSFAVKAGEAAYVPLAHSYMGVPQQLDRDAVLKALKPILEDPAKAKVGQHAKYDINVLANASTPIAVQGVAFDTMLESYVLDSTATRHDMDSLALKYLGHSTIRFEDIAGRGAKQLTFDQIALEQAGPYAAEDADVTLRLHQELWGRLEAVPSLAKVLREIEIPLVPVLARIERNGALVDAKLLGEQSVELGEKLVELERKAFEIAGEEFNLASPKQLGVILYEKLGYPVISKTAKGQPSTAEAVLAELAEQDFELPKVLMQYRSLSKLKSTYTDKLPEQINPRTGRIHTSYHQAVAATGRLSSSDPNLQNIPIRTAEGRRIRQAFVAPKGYKMMAADYSQIELRIMAHLAKDEGLLDAFRHDLDVHKATAAEVFGVALEEVTSDQRRKAKAINFGLIYGMSAFGLAKQIDVERKEAQAYIDRYFARYPGVLSYMERTRAQAAEQGYVETVFGRRLYLPEIHAQNQAMRKGAERAAINAPMQGTAADIIKRAMIAVDDWLQGSGIDARIILQVHDELVLEVREDLLEEVGAQLKVLMGGAAQLDVPLLVEVGVGANWDEAH, encoded by the coding sequence ATGAGCCAAGCTCCCCTCGTTCTGGTCGACGGTTCCTCGTATCTGTACCGCGCCTTCCACGCCCTGCCGCCGCTGACCACCTCCAAGGGCATGCCTACCGGTGCGGTGAAGGGTGTGCTGAACATGCTCAAGAGCCTGCGCAAGCAGTACCCCGACAGCCCCTTCGCCGTGGTCTTCGATGCCAAGGGCGGTACCTTCCGCGACGAGCTGTTCGCCGAGTACAAGGCCAACCGCCCGTCCATGCCGGACGAGTTGCGCGTGCAGGTCGAGCCGCTGCACGCCAGCGTACGCGCCCTGGGCCTGCCGCTGCTGTGCGTGGAGGGGGTCGAGGCCGACGACGTGATCGGCACCCTGGCCCGCCAGGCCGCGGCGCAGCAGCGCGACGTGGTGATCTCCACCGGCGACAAGGACATGGCGCAGTTGGTCTGCCCGCACGTTACGCTGGTCAACACCATGACCGGAAGCGTCTACGACATCGATGGCGTGAAAGAGAAATTCGGTGTCGGTCCCGAGCTGATCATCGATTACCTGGCGCTGATGGGCGACAAGGTCGACAACATCCCCGGCGTGCCCGGTGTAGGCGAAAAGACCGCGCTGGGCCTGCTGGTCGGCGTCGGCGGTGGCCTCGACGTGCTCTACGCCAACCTCGACAAGGTGCCCGAGCTGCCGATCCGCGGCGCCAAGAGCCTGCCGGCCAAGCTCGAGGAACACCGCGAGATGGCCTATCTCTCCTACCAGCTGGCCACCATCAAGACCGATGTGCCGCTGAACATCGAGATCGATTCGCTGCACCCGGGCGAGCCGGATCAGGCGACCCTGGTGCAGCTGTACGGCGAGCTCGAATTCAAGGCCTGGCTCGACGAGCTGTTGCGTCAGAACAAGGCCCTGGCCGCCAAGGCCGCCGTGCCGGCCGGCGACCTGTTCGCCGAGCCTGCCGGGCTGGCAACCGAGCAAGCGTCCGAGACCCCTCCGATGGGCGCCGGCGATTACGAGCTGGTGCTGGAGCAGGCACAGTTCGACGCCTGGCTGAAGAAGCTGGAGCAGGCCGAGCTGATCGCCTTCGACAGCGAAACCACCAGTATCGACGCGCAGCAGGCGCAGCTGGTCGGTCTGTCCTTCGCGGTCAAGGCCGGCGAGGCTGCCTACGTGCCGCTGGCGCACAGCTATATGGGCGTGCCGCAGCAGCTCGACCGCGACGCCGTGCTCAAGGCGCTCAAGCCGATCCTCGAAGACCCGGCCAAGGCCAAGGTCGGCCAGCACGCCAAGTACGACATCAACGTCCTGGCCAATGCCAGCACGCCCATCGCCGTGCAGGGCGTGGCCTTCGATACCATGCTCGAATCCTACGTGCTCGATTCCACCGCCACGCGCCACGACATGGACAGCCTGGCGCTGAAATACCTGGGCCACAGCACCATCCGCTTCGAGGACATCGCCGGCCGGGGCGCCAAGCAGCTGACCTTCGACCAGATCGCCCTGGAGCAGGCCGGCCCTTACGCCGCCGAGGACGCCGACGTGACCCTGCGCCTGCACCAGGAGCTTTGGGGCAGGCTTGAGGCCGTGCCGTCACTGGCCAAGGTGCTGCGCGAGATCGAAATTCCGCTGGTGCCGGTGCTCGCGCGCATCGAGCGCAACGGCGCGCTGGTCGATGCCAAGCTGCTCGGCGAGCAGAGCGTCGAGCTGGGCGAAAAACTGGTGGAACTGGAGCGCAAGGCCTTCGAGATCGCCGGCGAGGAATTCAACCTGGCCTCGCCCAAGCAGCTGGGCGTGATCCTCTATGAAAAACTCGGCTACCCGGTAATCAGCAAGACCGCCAAGGGCCAGCCCTCCACTGCCGAGGCAGTACTCGCCGAGCTGGCCGAGCAGGACTTCGAGCTGCCCAAGGTGCTGATGCAGTACCGCTCCCTGAGCAAGCTCAAGAGCACCTACACCGACAAGTTGCCGGAGCAGATCAACCCGCGCACCGGGCGCATCCACACCAGCTACCACCAGGCGGTGGCGGCGACCGGCCGTCTGTCGTCGAGCGACCCGAACCTGCAGAACATCCCAATCCGCACCGCCGAGGGCAGGCGTATTCGCCAGGCGTTCGTCGCGCCCAAGGGCTACAAGATGATGGCGGCGGACTATTCGCAGATCGAGCTGCGCATCATGGCCCACCTGGCCAAGGACGAAGGCCTGCTCGACGCCTTCCGCCATGATCTGGACGTGCACAAGGCCACTGCCGCCGAAGTGTTCGGCGTGGCGCTGGAGGAGGTGACCAGCGACCAGCGGCGCAAGGCCAAGGCCATCAACTTCGGCCTGATCTACGGCATGAGCGCCTTCGGCCTGGCCAAGCAGATCGACGTCGAGCGCAAGGAGGCGCAGGCCTATATCGACCGCTACTTCGCGCGCTATCCCGGCGTGCTGAGCTACATGGAGCGCACCCGCGCGCAGGCTGCCGAGCAGGGCTATGTGGAGACCGTGTTCGGTCGCCGCCTGTACCTGCCGGAGATCCACGCGCAGAACCAGGCCATGCGCAAGGGCGCCGAGCGCGCGGCGATCAACGCGCCGATGCAGGGCACTGCGGCGGACATCATCAAGCGCGCGATGATCGCTGTGGATGACTGGCTGCAAGGCAGCGGCATCGACGCCCGCATCATTCTCCAGGTGCACGACGAACTGGTTCTCGAGGTTCGCGAGGATCTGCTCGAAGAGGTCGGCGCCCAGCTCAAGGTGCTGATGGGTGGGGCCGCGCAGCTGGATGTGCCACTGCTGGTGGAAGTCGGCGTAGGCGCCAACTGGGACGAAGCGCATTGA
- a CDS encoding homoserine kinase, producing the protein MSVFTPLERHELEVFLAPYGLGRLRDFQGIAAGSENSNFFVSLEQGEYVLTLVERGPVADLPFFIELLDVLHDAGLPVPYALRTQQGEALRSLAEKPALLQPRLAGKHVREANAHHCQEVGSLLARIHLATRDAPIERRSDRGLDWMLAEGPSLALKLDEQALPLLRDALAEIAELKPRILALPRANLHADLFRDNVLFDGNHLAGVIDFYNACSGPMLYDLAITLNDWCSHEDGSLDGARARALLGAYAALRPFTAAEAELWPTMLRVACVRFWLSRLIAAESFAGQEVLIHDPAEFQRRLAQRQQVNLPLPFAL; encoded by the coding sequence ATGTCGGTATTCACCCCCCTGGAGCGTCACGAGCTCGAAGTCTTCCTGGCGCCCTACGGGCTTGGCCGGTTGCGTGACTTCCAGGGCATCGCTGCAGGCAGCGAAAACAGCAACTTCTTCGTCAGCCTGGAGCAGGGCGAGTACGTTCTGACCCTGGTCGAACGCGGCCCGGTGGCCGACCTGCCGTTCTTCATCGAACTGCTCGACGTACTGCACGACGCCGGCCTGCCCGTGCCCTACGCCCTGCGCACGCAGCAAGGCGAAGCGCTGCGCAGCCTGGCGGAAAAACCGGCGCTGCTGCAGCCGCGGCTGGCCGGCAAGCATGTGCGCGAGGCCAACGCGCACCACTGCCAGGAGGTCGGCAGTCTGCTGGCACGCATCCATCTGGCCACCCGCGATGCACCCATCGAAAGACGCAGCGATCGCGGCCTGGACTGGATGCTGGCCGAAGGCCCGAGCCTGGCCCTCAAGCTCGACGAGCAGGCGTTGCCGCTGCTGCGCGATGCGCTGGCCGAGATTGCCGAATTGAAGCCGCGCATCCTCGCCCTGCCGCGGGCGAATCTGCATGCCGACCTGTTCCGTGACAACGTGCTGTTCGACGGCAACCACCTGGCTGGCGTGATCGACTTCTACAATGCCTGCTCGGGGCCGATGCTCTACGACCTGGCGATCACCCTGAACGACTGGTGCTCGCACGAGGATGGCAGCCTGGACGGCGCTCGCGCCCGCGCGCTGCTCGGCGCCTACGCGGCGCTGCGCCCCTTCACCGCCGCCGAGGCCGAGCTGTGGCCGACCATGCTGCGCGTGGCTTGCGTGCGCTTCTGGCTGTCACGCCTGATCGCGGCCGAGTCGTTCGCCGGGCAGGAAGTGCTGATCCACGATCCCGCCGAATTCCAGCGGCGCCTGGCGCAGCGCCAGCAGGTCAATCTGCCGCTGCCATTCGCGCTGTAG
- a CDS encoding SCO family protein produces the protein MTRTHTTVFVLVAIVALVLGLTVNKVLNSRSQGDPAALLDAGIVLLPQNRSLPALTLIDQDGKEVAVDQLKGDWKLLFFGYTFCPDICPATLAQLRQLQTQLPEETRARLKVVMVSVDPHRDTPEQLSKYLNYFDAGFKGLTGEEATLQKFANSVSIPYIPADTSKENYTVDHSGNLVIIGPDGTQRGFIRAPINNAKLAAQLPGLVSGS, from the coding sequence ATGACGCGTACTCATACCACCGTTTTCGTTCTCGTTGCCATCGTGGCTCTGGTGCTGGGCCTGACCGTCAACAAGGTGCTCAACAGCCGGAGCCAGGGCGACCCGGCGGCGCTGCTTGATGCCGGCATCGTGCTGCTGCCGCAGAACCGCAGCCTGCCGGCGCTGACCCTGATCGATCAGGACGGCAAGGAGGTCGCGGTGGACCAGCTCAAGGGTGACTGGAAGCTGTTGTTCTTCGGCTACACCTTCTGCCCGGACATCTGCCCGGCCACCCTCGCCCAGCTGCGCCAGTTGCAGACGCAACTGCCTGAGGAAACCCGCGCGCGGCTGAAGGTGGTGATGGTCAGCGTCGATCCCCATCGGGACACGCCGGAGCAACTGAGCAAGTACCTGAACTACTTCGACGCCGGCTTCAAGGGCCTGACCGGCGAGGAAGCGACGCTGCAGAAATTCGCCAATTCGGTGAGCATCCCCTACATCCCGGCCGACACCAGCAAGGAAAACTACACCGTCGATCACAGCGGCAATCTGGTGATCATCGGCCCGGATGGCACCCAGCGCGGCTTCATCCGCGCGCCGATCAACAACGCCAAGCTGGCCGCGCAACTGCCGGGGCTGGTTTCAGGCTCGTAG
- a CDS encoding phage tail protein, protein MGAKPKAQTVGFRYSFDIHGAIAKAIDGLLQIRASGKVAWSGNATTSQTITINAPDLFGGDKGEGGIQGRFDLMMGDEAQPLNASLAAALGGGHVPNFRGFAGFFYSGLVTSINPYPKPWELLRYRRMNGWDGDVWYPETCAINLAGGQVRAMNPAHILYEVYTNRENGLGVDRAMLDDTAFRAAALKLFNEGFGLCLGWKRSSGSLADFRDQITDHIGAYCGPDRNSGLITLKLIRDDYTVADLPLFDEDSGLLSIEEDESSSALIAPSQLFVEYTDAVTGETRRARAVNQAIAQLQGGPSSETRSYPGIPTGDLAARVVQRDMRVMGSNLRKYKVKLDRRGSSIGPADAFRIRSLKRGIAEVVVRAGRIEDGTLANGAITITALQDVFGLPSASFVAVPPSGYVPPDRSPQAVSQRRLMEVPYRELAGLIDPANLALLDVTAAWLSTLAAKPSGLSLNYNLTTRPGVSGSFVDRGVADWCPTAQLVGAIPVSTAPTVATLTSGLDLDRVSLGQAALIDDEIVRVDAIDLGTGSVTLGRGCADTVPREHAAGARVWFYDTFEGVDETEYSSGVTVQARLLTNTSIGQLAPGLAGTDSLALVGRQGRPYPPGQFTIGGSSWPTSIEGDVVLGWAHRNRLSQADQLIDTSLGSIGPEAGTTYSCRLLRADTSAVLASQTGLAGTTATLATTYVGQVIAEVWSVRGGIESLQRQRWQFGHTNPPPP, encoded by the coding sequence ATGGGAGCCAAGCCTAAAGCGCAAACTGTGGGTTTCCGCTACAGCTTCGATATTCACGGTGCGATCGCCAAGGCGATTGACGGCCTGCTGCAGATCCGCGCAAGCGGGAAGGTGGCCTGGTCGGGCAACGCCACAACCAGCCAGACCATCACCATCAACGCCCCTGACCTGTTCGGCGGCGACAAGGGCGAAGGCGGCATCCAGGGGCGCTTCGACTTGATGATGGGGGATGAGGCTCAACCGTTGAACGCCAGCCTCGCTGCTGCGCTGGGCGGCGGGCATGTGCCGAACTTCCGTGGGTTCGCCGGCTTCTTCTATTCCGGCCTGGTGACCTCGATCAACCCTTATCCAAAGCCTTGGGAGCTGCTGCGCTATCGCCGCATGAATGGCTGGGATGGAGATGTTTGGTACCCAGAGACCTGCGCCATCAACCTGGCGGGTGGCCAGGTACGGGCGATGAACCCGGCGCACATCCTCTATGAGGTCTACACCAATCGAGAGAATGGCCTGGGCGTCGATCGGGCCATGCTCGACGACACGGCATTCCGGGCTGCAGCGCTGAAGCTGTTCAATGAAGGCTTCGGCCTTTGCCTGGGCTGGAAGCGCTCTTCCGGGTCTCTGGCCGACTTCCGCGATCAGATCACCGACCACATCGGCGCCTACTGTGGCCCTGACCGTAACTCCGGCCTGATCACCCTCAAGCTGATCCGCGACGACTACACCGTTGCGGACTTGCCGTTGTTCGACGAGGACAGCGGATTGCTCAGCATCGAGGAGGACGAGAGCAGTAGTGCGCTGATCGCGCCCAGCCAGCTGTTCGTCGAGTACACAGACGCGGTCACTGGCGAGACCCGCCGGGCAAGGGCCGTCAACCAGGCGATCGCGCAGCTGCAGGGCGGCCCATCGTCAGAGACCAGGAGCTATCCGGGCATCCCGACGGGAGACCTGGCGGCGCGGGTCGTGCAGCGTGATATGCGTGTTATGGGCAGCAACCTTCGTAAGTACAAGGTCAAGCTGGACCGTCGCGGATCGAGCATCGGGCCGGCCGATGCGTTCCGTATCCGCTCGCTCAAGCGTGGCATTGCCGAAGTGGTGGTGCGGGCCGGGCGGATCGAGGACGGCACGCTGGCCAACGGTGCGATCACCATCACTGCCCTCCAGGACGTGTTTGGCCTGCCATCGGCATCCTTTGTTGCGGTCCCTCCCAGCGGCTACGTCCCGCCCGATCGCTCGCCACAGGCGGTCAGCCAGCGGCGCCTGATGGAGGTGCCATACCGTGAGCTGGCTGGCCTGATCGATCCGGCCAACCTGGCGCTGCTCGACGTCACTGCGGCCTGGCTGTCGACGTTGGCGGCTAAGCCGTCCGGGCTATCGCTCAACTACAACCTCACTACACGCCCAGGGGTTAGCGGTTCGTTCGTCGATCGGGGCGTCGCGGACTGGTGCCCGACCGCCCAGCTCGTCGGCGCCATTCCCGTCTCGACTGCGCCCACTGTGGCTACGCTGACCAGCGGCCTCGATCTGGATCGCGTCTCCCTGGGGCAGGCGGCGCTGATCGACGATGAGATCGTGCGGGTTGATGCGATTGACCTGGGCACCGGCTCGGTGACCTTGGGGCGCGGCTGCGCAGACACTGTGCCCCGCGAGCACGCGGCAGGGGCGCGGGTGTGGTTCTACGACACGTTTGAAGGGGTGGACGAGACTGAGTACTCCTCGGGCGTCACGGTGCAGGCCAGGCTGCTGACCAATACCAGTATCGGACAGCTCGCCCCAGGTCTGGCCGGTACCGACAGCCTGGCTCTTGTTGGGCGCCAAGGGAGACCTTACCCGCCTGGGCAGTTCACCATCGGTGGCAGCAGCTGGCCGACCAGCATCGAGGGTGACGTGGTGCTGGGCTGGGCTCATAGGAACAGGTTGAGCCAGGCTGATCAGCTGATCGACACAAGCCTCGGCAGCATCGGCCCCGAGGCCGGCACTACTTACAGCTGCCGGCTGCTGCGCGCTGACACCAGCGCGGTGCTGGCTAGCCAGACAGGTCTCGCCGGCACTACAGCCACCCTGGCGACCACCTACGTGGGCCAAGTCATTGCCGAGGTGTGGTCGGTGCGTGGAGGGATTGAGAGCCTACAGAGGCAGCGGTGGCAGTTCGGACATACCAACCCGCCACCACCGTGA
- a CDS encoding DUF2782 domain-containing protein, whose amino-acid sequence MGTAKRLLLVGLLACLPLAAHADDPVSGDPDVTIRQDGDRTIEEYRVNGFLYAIKVIPKNGKPYFLVRADGSDGNFIRSDDPDMLIPSWEIFSW is encoded by the coding sequence ATGGGTACAGCCAAACGCCTGTTGCTGGTCGGCCTGCTGGCCTGCCTTCCGCTTGCCGCGCACGCCGATGACCCGGTGTCCGGCGACCCGGACGTGACCATCCGCCAGGATGGCGACCGCACCATCGAGGAATACCGCGTCAACGGCTTCCTGTACGCGATCAAGGTGATCCCGAAGAACGGCAAGCCCTACTTCCTGGTGCGCGCCGACGGCAGCGACGGCAACTTCATACGCTCGGACGACCCGGACATGCTGATCCCGTCCTGGGAAATCTTCAGTTGGTAA
- a CDS encoding phage BR0599 family protein, translating to MSFSSRETSLATGAPLRFYEFRRGVMRWLYISCDRDVTVGTQVFRTVRGGISDNGIRQSGVAKQDSLLITAPADIEVAEPFRNSIPSSKIGLIIYDGHYGEAERKWRYTGSIASVRWPELDRCTITCQSIDAEMDRPGLSDTFSRTCTTYLGSPWCKVDLNPLRVDTTIQAMTGATISSGALAAFPDGWFTGGWVEWPIGQGEYDRRTIERHIGGVLTLLGGTVALGLGRAIRVFPGCDFLATTCHSKFNNLANMRATPQMDGKSPFDGEQVF from the coding sequence ATGAGCTTTAGCAGTCGTGAGACCTCGCTCGCGACTGGCGCGCCACTCCGCTTCTATGAGTTCCGCCGCGGTGTGATGCGCTGGCTGTATATCAGCTGCGACCGTGACGTGACCGTGGGGACCCAGGTGTTCCGCACGGTGCGCGGCGGCATCAGTGACAACGGCATCCGCCAGAGCGGCGTGGCCAAGCAGGATTCGCTGCTGATCACCGCGCCAGCCGACATTGAGGTCGCCGAGCCGTTTCGCAACAGCATCCCCAGCTCGAAGATCGGCCTGATCATCTATGACGGCCACTACGGCGAAGCCGAGCGCAAGTGGCGCTATACCGGCAGCATCGCCAGCGTGCGCTGGCCCGAGCTGGACCGCTGCACCATCACATGCCAGAGCATTGATGCGGAAATGGACCGGCCTGGCCTGAGCGATACGTTCAGCCGCACCTGCACAACGTATCTCGGTTCGCCCTGGTGCAAGGTCGACCTCAACCCACTGCGCGTCGATACCACCATCCAGGCCATGACTGGCGCCACCATCAGCAGTGGGGCTCTTGCCGCGTTCCCGGACGGCTGGTTCACCGGCGGGTGGGTCGAGTGGCCGATCGGCCAGGGCGAATACGACAGGCGCACAATCGAGCGGCATATAGGCGGCGTGCTTACCCTGCTGGGCGGCACCGTAGCACTCGGCCTCGGCCGAGCGATTCGCGTGTTCCCCGGCTGCGACTTCCTGGCCACTACCTGCCACAGCAAGTTCAACAACCTTGCCAACATGCGGGCTACACCGCAGATGGATGGCAAATCCCCCTTCGACGGCGAGCAGGTGTTCTGA